The genome window TGGGTTCGAGCGTTTTGACCGATCTCGCCAAATTCGTCAGCTGGAACGAGGAAACCCCATTCGCCAGGCCGATTCCGCGGGCCGAGAAATTGGATACAGAGAAACGGATTCCGTTTCCGGTGGAAACGGATTCCGGGAGGGATTTGCACGTGCCAAGATGGCTTCTAGCATTCCCGGATGTAAAGAAAACGGTCGCGAAGAGGGGGAATGGTGAGGAGTTGTGGGAGAATATGGTGGCTGGGAATGGCGGTGGTGGTGTTATGAATGAAAGTGAAAGTGAAAGAGTAAGTGAGAGTGGGAATTGGAATGGGAATGGTGGGAATGAGAAACGGTTTTGCTTGGAATTgggggaggagaagaagatggggaGAGTGAGGTTTAGGATTGGATTGGGGGTTGAGGAGGAGAAAGGGGTGGCGGGTTTGGGTTTGAATTTGAGAAGTGGGGTTTGTAGAGGAGGGAAAAGAGTATGTTGGAATAATAACAGTAAAATTGGTTACaattttgatgatgatgatgatgatgataaaagatagtttcaattttgatgaACTTTGTaattgatacaaaaatattgaattgttttggaaaattttcagAGTTGTTGTGTTTACTATTTTTTCATCATGTATTTAATAACCAGATTTGGTTCTTTTTGAAGGGCATCCCAGGATTCGAACTTCTGACCTTTATGA of Prunus dulcis chromosome 4, ALMONDv2, whole genome shotgun sequence contains these proteins:
- the LOC117625701 gene encoding uncharacterized protein LOC117625701, which gives rise to MSQKSKSKRKTPRQQGPPTTSPNPTPSEFSFAIARIAASQISQSVGFKATKPSAVETLAHIAIKYIEAIASASASYAAMANRTNTNVFDFTNALHDLQSVQGFKGASFLHENGFCVLGSSVLTDLAKFVSWNEETPFARPIPRAEKLDTEKRIPFPVETDSGRDLHVPRWLLAFPDVKKTVAKRGNGEELWENMVAGNGGGGVMNESESERVSESGNWNGNGGNEKRFCLELGEEKKMGRVRFRIGLGVEEEKGVAGLGLNLRSGVCRGGKRVCWNNNSKIGYNFDDDDDDDKR